The DNA window CTTGCTGGCAATACGCCCGGTTGAAAACTGTTCCGCGAGACGCCAAACGATCGATGTTCGGCGACTTGATCAGCTTGTTGCCGTAGCAACCCAACTCGGGCCGCAGGTCATCGACAGCAATGAACAATACGTTCGGCGTTTGCGCGGCCTGGAGCGCGCTGGCCAGCAGGACCGTGACGATCACGACGAGCAATCGAACCTGTTTCAAAGCTGCCACCTGATTTGAGTCGTTGGAAACATCGCGGGTACTCCCGGCGGGACCTGCGTGTTCCGTCATCGGAGAATGACCGAGCGTACCAATTATTGTCTGGGTGGCTGGTTCCCGCCTGTCGATCCGTTCCCAGCTGTTGAGCCGTTCCCACCCGTCGATCCGGGAGTCCGACTTCGCCCCGGAGGCCCTCCGCCGGCCCCCCGCGGACCGCCCGGACCCCGTCGGGCCGATACATCCGGCAGGCCCTTCTTCTGCTCGATCAGTGTCGCCTGCATTCGCCGGGCGACCTGGGGCTGCCTGATGAATTCGTCGACCTTCTCAGAGATATCGTTCTGCAGGTTGATCAACGAATACGCTCCGTCGGCCCACTCAATCAGTTTCCAGTCGCCGTCAATCAGCGCGATGTCGTACGCGGCGATCAGAAACGGCTTGCGATCGACCAGCTTCCCCGACGACAGAGCCGGCCACTGATTGCTTCCGTCGAGGTCGGCATCCGCGGGAATCGTCAGACCGGCTGCCGCCGCCAGTGTCGGGAGCCAATCCTGTCCCGAAACCGGCTGCTGCGTGACGCCTCCCGCCGGTACCTTTCCGGGCCACCGTATAACGCATGGCGTACGAATGCCTCCCTCGTAGACCGTTCCCTTTCCATAACTGAGGGGCGCGTTGCTGCTGTCCCGGCGTGTCGCCCCGTTATCGGAATAGAACAGGACGAGCGTATTGTCGCGCAAACCCTGGGCGTCAATCTCGCCGAGAATTCGTCCGATCGCGATGTCCATCCCTTCGATCACCGCCGCGTAAAGTCCGTCGCCCTTGTGCTTGACGACAAGGTCTTCCGGTGCGGCGATCGGAACATGGGGCGCGTTGAAAGCCACCTGCATGTAGAAGGGCCGATTGGCATCGCGCCCCTTGAGCTGGCGAATCGCTTCATCCGCAAAGAGATAGGTGGAATAGCCCTGCTCATCGACCGTCTTCCCGTCCCGCTGCCAGTCGATCGTGCCGCGCTGGCCGGTATGCTTGAAGTAGTCGACTTCCGGCCCCATGAAACCGTAGAAGTGATCAAACCCACAGCGCAAAGGCGGGTTGATGCCGCCGAGATGCCATTTTCCAATCAGTGACGTCTGGTACCCGGCCGAGCGGAAAAGGGAGGGTAGCGTGAGCCCACCCTTAGGTAACCCTTCCTGCTGCGGGCCTATCACGTCGGCCAGGCCGAAACGCCGGGGCATTCGACCTGATAGCAACGCCGCACGGGCCGGGCTGCAGACGGGGTACGAGTAGAACCGCTGCAGCTCCAGCCCGTCTTTGGCGAAGCGATCAAGATTTGGCGTCGTGGCAGTTCGGCTATGGAAGCCTACACCGTTCCATCCGAGATCGTCCGCCAGAAGAATCAGAACATTAGGCATCTGCGCGGCGTGACCTTCGGCCCGTGCGGTTCGGCAGGCCGATGCCACGACCACCGCTGTCATCGCCAGGGCCAGCACTCTGAACTGCCCGCGTGCCCGTGACATGTCGAAACCTTTCGCAGAACGCCGGATGCTCGTCATTGCGATCGAAGACCGAAGAAGAATGCGGCACGTCATACGACCGGAAGAATCGAAGGGCCCTGTGCGTTCGCTTTTCCGGTACGGGCAAGAGCCGACAGGATGTCATCGAACGACTATTCGGCTGGGCGCTGCGGGCGCTGGGGCTGCCCACCGCCGTCGGGTGCACTGCCGCCGGGTCCACCCACACCGCCGCCGGG is part of the Humisphaera borealis genome and encodes:
- a CDS encoding sulfatase-like hydrolase/transferase encodes the protein MSRARGQFRVLALAMTAVVVASACRTARAEGHAAQMPNVLILLADDLGWNGVGFHSRTATTPNLDRFAKDGLELQRFYSYPVCSPARAALLSGRMPRRFGLADVIGPQQEGLPKGGLTLPSLFRSAGYQTSLIGKWHLGGINPPLRCGFDHFYGFMGPEVDYFKHTGQRGTIDWQRDGKTVDEQGYSTYLFADEAIRQLKGRDANRPFYMQVAFNAPHVPIAAPEDLVVKHKGDGLYAAVIEGMDIAIGRILGEIDAQGLRDNTLVLFYSDNGATRRDSSNAPLSYGKGTVYEGGIRTPCVIRWPGKVPAGGVTQQPVSGQDWLPTLAAAAGLTIPADADLDGSNQWPALSSGKLVDRKPFLIAAYDIALIDGDWKLIEWADGAYSLINLQNDISEKVDEFIRQPQVARRMQATLIEQKKGLPDVSARRGPGGPRGAGGGPPGRSRTPGSTGGNGSTAGNGSTGGNQPPRQ